The segment CAGGCAAATTTAGCTCGTTTTGTTTCATTATTAGAACAAAATGGTGCTCTTGATTATTCAGTAGTCATCAGTGCTGATGCCGGCGATGCTGTGCTGAATCAATATCTTGCGCCATATGTTGGATGCACTATAGCTGAATACTTTCGTGATCAGGGAAAAGATGTGCTCATTGTATATGATGATTTAAGTAATCATGCCATAGCATTTCGTGAAATGTCCTTATTGTTAAGGCGATCACCAGGACGAGAAGCGTATCCAGGAGATGTATTTTATTTACATTCACGTTTACTCGAACGTGCAGGAAAATTAGCAAAAGGCGGCTCTATAACTGCTTTGCCTATTGTTCAAATTCAAGGTGATGATATCACCGCTTATATCCCAACTAATCTTATTTCAATCACCGATGGACAGATATTTTTAGATACAAAGTTATTCAATCAAGGCATTCGCCCTGCAGTCAACGCTGAATTATCAGTCTCTCGAGTTGGTGGATCTGCTCAAACAAAAGCAGTTAAAAAAATGACTCGTGCTTTACGATTAGAACTTGCTCAATATCAGGAATTACTTGCATTTGCTCAATTTGGTGCGGAACTTGATGAAACATCGCATCGACAGCTTGAGCGTGGCAGACGAGTGATTGAACTTCTCAAGCAATCTCAGTACGTAACATTTTCATTTGTGGATCAAGCACTCATGCTTTTATTTTTAAAAGAAGGTCTTCTTGATACTATTGAGCTTAATCAAATTAATACATTTGCTTTACAATGCATAAGTTATATTAAATCTGTCTATCCATCTATTTATACAACTATTGCTCAGACAGAAGATATTTCCGATGATATAGGTAAACAAGTTCACATGATTGCAGCTGAATTTATTAAACTTTTTATACCAATTAACGGTTAAATGTAATGCTTTTTTGAAATTTGCTGCTATAATAAATAATCATTGACATGTGCCCGTAGCTCAGTTGGATAGAGCAACGGATTTCTAATCCGTAGGTCGCAGGTTCGAATCCTGCCGGGCATACCATTTTCTTTCTATCTTAATTTATTAGGCAAAGTTAACTTTACCTATAAGTTCTTTCTCTTTTCAATGCCATTGACACAAAGCAGTTTCTATTATATTATTTAGGTGAATATACATTCTTTTAAAGTATCAAAAAGTACAGTTCATTATAATCTACATATCAAAGGAATTTTTATGAAAATATCTCGTAATTTCGCATTATATGCAATAGTTTTATTTGCAATGCCAGTTTCAATAGTTACTGCTGAAGAAAAACAAGAAATATCTCAATCTGAAGATAAAAAAGATAAGAGTAGTACATTTACTAATTTAACGACATCTGTTGTTACATTTGCATATCTTGCAAAAGATAAAATATTCGATAAAGCTGAGTGGGTTGCTAACAAGTCATATCTTACTGAAGCTATTACCTACATAACATCAACGCAGTATCTTAAAGATACTCGCTGTAACCAGCCAGTAGCAATTTCTAGAGCGATTGTGCTAGTTGCAGCAACATATGCTTTATATAAAACATATTCTTTGATTACATCACATGATGATAGTGATGAAGATAATGATTTATTTTTTGATGACGAAGATATTAATTAATTATTTACTACATGTTATTACAACATAAAAAAAAGAGGAACTTTTGCTCCTCTTTTTTTTATGTTGTAATATTTATAAACAGAAAAATAGTTCTTTGCTCTCAGTTTTTACTGACAAGTAATTGTGATATGATTTCGCTCAAAGCGTGCTTGTGCTTGCATAGCTTCAATATGTATTTGTTGCAAACGATCTTGCTTCCACTCATATAGTTCTTGTTGATAGCGAGGATCAATAACCACAATATTTTTTATTTCATTAAGATAATATATAAGACCATTTACATACTGACGGCTTGTATCATATGCATAAACAAGAGCCTGCATACTTGAATATAAAGTAGCAATGTCTTGTTCAATAGCATTAACAAATGCACAAAATGCATAACGACCAGTATAAAAATTAAGTATATGATGTTTAATTTCATTAGGTGCCGAATATCTTCCTGACTCAAAAATCGTTAATTCTTGCATATATCGCTTACGAACAATATCTACTGAATCATATAAGTTGAAATAGCTTTTATGATGCTCAAGACAATCCGCAAACAGAGTTATATGACTTGAAAGTTCTTGTGCGTCATGTAATAATTTACGCATTGAATGTAATGTCTGTTGATCTTCTTGAGCAGAATATTTTCCTTCAAGAGTATGAATTCGTTTGCGTAAACTTTGCGTATCAGATTTTAATGTGTTTTTTGCTGAACAAAGTTGTGTGCGATATGCATGCTGCGATGAATGGCTATTCCAAATATGCGTAGCAAATTCAAATAATACAGCTTCTGAAATAATGTTATATGGTTTATGAGTAACGAATACATAATTATGCATACCAGAAACTCGTAAAAAATGACTCATTGTATCATAATATTGGCTGTTTATGACACGACACTCACTGTCTATTCGTGACATCATTTGTGTATCAGTTTCTGAACAATACCAATCTGCAATTGTAAGAATACCCGTTGTAGCACATACTGCTAAACCTATTGTGGCGCACATACTAGCAACAAAATTATCATGTTTTGTCGCTATAATGTTTCTGCTACAACAAGATAATAATGTTAGCGTAAAAATCACTGACATTTTGCCCGTTTTTATCGTCATCGCCTTCTCCTATTATTAAAATATTAGCGAAATAATACCTATGATATAACAGTAACATAGAACATTATATGTGTAAAATGTTTATTTTTTATTAATACAAATAAAAATAAACATTTGATCGGTACTAAATTAAAGAAGTCTTTTTCGTAATAGAGTTTTTAAAAGAATTAAAGTACGTATAATGCGACCTAATCTATAAAATACAATTTTTTTAATATCAATTTTATAAAAATTTTAAACGTGTTATACTCATCATAATAATGGTTATTTTATGAAGGAAATATATGTTATACGAATTTTTACTGACCCTCTATCTAATCGATTGCTTTTTTTTAGTTCTTATTATCCTTATGCAAAAGGGTAAAAGTGGCTTAGGGTTAGGTGGTCTTGGTGGTGGGGCACAAATGTTATTTGGTGG is part of the Candidatus Babeliales bacterium genome and harbors:
- the atpA gene encoding F0F1 ATP synthase subunit alpha, whose product is MKNTDLISLFERSLRNLPEEQLEEIGTVIRVGDNICIVYGLANAMLGELINFEGGNSGIIFQLNENSVAIFLINRSIPVAELETAKRSHSLFKTPVGMELLGRVINAEGIACDGAGELTIKEFRPIETEISGIMERSPINEPLETGILAIDVLVPIGKGQRELIVGNRNTGKSSLIMDTILHQKGKDVICIYVSIGQRQANLARFVSLLEQNGALDYSVVISADAGDAVLNQYLAPYVGCTIAEYFRDQGKDVLIVYDDLSNHAIAFREMSLLLRRSPGREAYPGDVFYLHSRLLERAGKLAKGGSITALPIVQIQGDDITAYIPTNLISITDGQIFLDTKLFNQGIRPAVNAELSVSRVGGSAQTKAVKKMTRALRLELAQYQELLAFAQFGAELDETSHRQLERGRRVIELLKQSQYVTFSFVDQALMLLFLKEGLLDTIELNQINTFALQCISYIKSVYPSIYTTIAQTEDISDDIGKQVHMIAAEFIKLFIPING